catatgccttgatgcttggctggttggctgctaggccagctataaatatgtatccccaacccttggttggacatggtattatagaaagaaaatccaaaaaattgccccaactcttcctagtgccatcctctcgatgagagttacagttcaggTCCTAACAAATGCTAATGGGGTCACTGTCTGGTTAATTGGAAGAAATGCTTGCTGCCTAAAAACCTAGGTGATTTGGGTATTTTGGACCTTGAGCTATTCAGCAGGGCATTGAGACTGAAATGGCTTTGGTTTGAATGGAAGGATCCTAAGAGACCTTGGGTTGGTTCTTCAACACCGTGTGACAACACAGACAGGCAACTGTTCAGGGTCAGCACTACTGTCACTGTGGGTAATGGAGCATATGCAAAATTTTGGCACTGCAGCTGGTTAGATGGAAGGGCTCCCATGGACATTGCACCTAGCTTATACAAGTTGGCTTGGAGAAAGCAAAGGACTGTACAGGAAGATATCACAAACCATAATTGGACGTGTGGGCTTTGGCGCATGACATCTTTTCGAGAAATGGTCGCGTTCGTTAACTTGTGGGAAATGGTGCAGGATGTCCAGTTAAATGATCAGGATGACTCCATACGGTGGCGTTGGACAGCAGATGGGTCATACAATGCTAAATCGGCGTATAATGCGCAGCTGCAGGGAACTTTCTCAACTGGGCAACATGATAATGTATGGAGAGCTTATGctgaaggaaaaataaaattctTTGCTTGGCTGCTTCTCTAAAAGAAAATCCGCACAGCTGACAAAATGATAGCTAGAAACTGGACATGTTCAGACATCTGTCTCCTGTGTGACCAAGTACCTGAAACTGCAGCTCATATTTGTATACAGTGCTGCTTTTCAAAGGAAATTTGGTTGCTAGTCTGCAATTGGATGGGCTGGGGTGCAGGCTTCGTATCAGGCACTGAAGATGACATTCAGGAATGGTGGAGAACAACATTGACGCCACTACAAGCAGCGAAGATCGGTAGCGGCTATATGGATGTACGTCACATGGAACATTTGGAAGGAGAGAAATCGCAGgatctttgaaaaaaaaaacaatgcgtTCAGATCAAGTTTTCGGCCGCATACAACATGATATCATTCTTCGACGACGGGCGTGTGGCACTCCGAGAAGATCTGCTTCCACCTTAATGTCTCCATGCTTTCCGGTTTCCTCTGTGTGTATGAGAGTAATTGTTCACCATGTAATAGCTATGTAATTTTCAGACCAGACTAGTCTCCTCTTAAATGCAAGGCAATGCTTCTGCCAATGTTTcgaagaaaaataaacaatgGAGGAGAAAAATAAACAATGGAGGCTACTCGCTGCTCTTCTCTTCTGGAAGCAAATTATTCAGTCTATGGGTAGACTTGCAGTGCCGCACCGTTATGTCCGTAACTTGCTGTCCGCCCCTTTTCcgaaaaattaaataaaaaggaaTGATCAGGAATGTAGGATTAGCACTAAAAACGCATTAACTTTCTTCGGTGGTGCAGAAACCTTATGCGAAACAACTATCCAAACTTGACACTCCGTAGTGCATGCGTTTTCTTCTTCCAACAACTCTACAAGCAGAAGCTTAAATGGCTGAAATCATGACCTGAGTAGTGATCCACTTACTGACATACCGATGACGATCAATGCTGTGCACAAGTTCAGTTCAGAGACGCGGTTCAAAGACTGCTCTATATATATGCTTCTTCTAAACAAAAAACGGACTGCTCTATGCTGGAACCCCAAATATCTCAGAGACCAAGAAGAAAGTAGAGGCAGCCTGCCTGTCCAGTTCAGTTGTTAACTTGTCATTGATAGGATAACATAGATGCACAGGAAGACTTTTTGTTCCCGTGGAAAACTAGTGCATACAGCTTTGTGAAGCCGGTCCAAGCACGGCGACAGTTGATTAGCTCATGTCTTGATGATGGTCAGCAAAGGCGAGCCGGGCCTTGGAATTTCGCTTTGGTCGCTGACGTTGCACGGCGACGCTTCTTCCTACTCCTTTCCTTCCCTGCACAGTACCAGCTGCTCACCTATGGATCACGAGACGTGTGGTGGGATGGGCACTTGGCAATCTCTGTGGGAGTGGGTCAGTGGGAGACCAGTCAATGGTCCATGCGATGCTATTTAATCATTTGCTAACGTTCTAGAAGCAGCAGTTAATTGGCGCGGAAAACTATTTTGTCGCTGCGTCGTCGCTCTACTACACACTTTGTAGATATAAGTTTCATGATTACATAGTGGAAGTCTACACTGAAAGATAATGTCTTGGTCTTCCTTCTACTCTACACAGTAGGGAGATGTTGACATGAATACCGCCAGCACGTGCACAAGCCTACACCGACGACTGCGATGGACGGACAAGGATACATGCGGGGAATGAGAATCAGCAATTAGAATAGAGGTTTCAGTACTTGAATACTGTTCAAGGGGCGTTTGGATCctggtgctaaagtttagttcatgtcacatcaaatattcggaggctaattagaataattaaacatgagttaattataaaactaattacacggatggaggctaaacggcgagacgaatcaNNNNNNNNNNNNNNNNNNNNNNNNNNNNNNNNNNNNNNNNNNNNNNNNNNNNNNNNNNNNNNNNNNNNNNNNNNNNNNNNNNNNNNNNNNNNNNNNNNNNGACACGATGACAATTGTGTCCCTGGCCGCGAGTTTTTGTGTGGTCCTGCTGTCCTATCAGAAAATTGTAGAAGAAGGGAGCTCAGAACACATTGATGTTTACTTTTGGTACGTTTTGTTCCCCTGCTAAATGGTAGCACCCTTTACATCGAATGTGTTAGACTGATTTGGGGTATGGGACATGGGCCATTGACAGAATCCAGTGCGCGGATCgcggctaaacagcgagacgaatctattaagcctaatgaATCCATCATTACCAATGGTTaatgtagcagcacattgtcaaatcatggattaattaggcttaatagattcgtcttgccgtttagcctccatccgtgcaatggattttgtaaatagtctatgtttaatactcctaattagtatataaacattcgatgtaacgggtgctaaaatttagcagggGAACCAAACGTCCCTAAAGTAAACCTCAATGTGTCCTGAGGTCCCTTCTTCTAAAATTGTTTGCTCGGCCAGCAGGACGACCACAAAGAATAGGGGCCAGGAGCACAATTGTCTCGTGTCGAGGAAAGGTACCTGTGGCATAAAATAACTGGAGTGGCTCCcacatgctaaactttagcacatgtcacatcggatgtttgataataattagaagtattaaacatagtctaactacaaaactaattacatagatagagtctaattcgtgagacgaatctattaagcctaattagttcatgatttgataatgtagtgctatattaaccatttgctaatgattgattaattagctttaaccATGtgataatgatgaattaattagctttaatagattcgtctcgcgaattagactaggggttctgcaattaattttataattaacttatatttagtcttctaattagcagtgttaaagtttagcgtAGGTTAAATAGCGATCGTGATGCAGCACACGAATAAGCACGTGTGGTAGTATGCCAGACGCAGTATCGTCCTTTCCATTTTCGCTTTCTGTTTGTCGAGGACTGGCCATGTAGTATTCTCAGTCAAAGCGTCAAACAACCAAACAGGGACCCACTACAAGCTCATCTTGGACTTTTCCGTTTGACTCGCTTTGGCTCGCCGCCTCGCTGTGTCCGTGAGATCGTGACCTCGAGCTGACGCGGCGCGCCAAGTTCTAGTGCAGTGGGTCCAAGTGTCAGGGGACGCACTGAAACGCACACATAGCACGAGCACGCCAATGTAAAAACGTCGTTCCATGCGGCAGCGGTAGTCGACAACGACTTGATTTGACACGTATAACGACTAAAAACACCAATAATTTTAACCAGTGAGCTAACTGGGAAATTGGAACGATGAATTTGCGACACCCACTGGACTGAGAGCTACTGATTGGTCTGTTGGTCATTTGAATTTCGGACCATCGTTTGCTGTCGCTAGTGATCGACCAACACCTAGCTGCAGCGGAATAGTCTGCTTTCAGCCAAGCGATAAACACGTTGCTAAGTTCGGTGAGTAGTTTAGCAGCCACATCGAATAAAATCATTCTCGAACATATCCGATCCCTTTCAAACAAAGCTGAATTTTGACCCGTCTAAACACCGAAGAAAACAACGTGCAACCGCCACTATCAAATGACACCAGCGAACCTCAACTCTGAAGCTTCCAAGCAACCATCACCCCCGCTAATCACCAAAAAGGGACAGAATAATTAACGCAAAAGGCTGCCGTCACCGTGCCCCGTTCCGGCGTTCCCACTACATAACAAGGCGCCCGCGCACGCTCCAGGGTTCACACCGCATCACACGGTCCGCGATGGCAGCCAACCACCACCGCACCTGAAAcgcacggcggcgcgcggcggaacCAGCCCAAAGACCATGGCACGGTCGTCGCCGCCCGGCCACGCCTGGCACCGCGTCCTGCCCCTGGCGTGCGCCTGCCTCGCCCTGTTGGCGTGCCTCCTCCCGCGCCACGCCGCGGCGCAGCaggccgacgacggcggcgaggcgcggctGCTCCTCCGTATCAAGAGCGCATGGGGCGACCCGGCGGCGCTCGCGTCGTGGACCGCCGCGGCCGGGGCCTCCCCGCACTGCAACTGGACCTACGTGTCCTGCGACGCGAGCGGCCGGGTCGCGTCGCTGGCCCTCCCCAACGTGACCCTGTCCGGCGCCGTCCCCGACGACATCGGTGGGCTCACCGCCCTCACGGCGCTCGACCTCTCCAACAccagcgtcggcggcggcttccCGGCGTTCCTCTACAACTGCACCGGCATCGCGCGGATCGACCTCTCCAACAACCGGCTCGCCGGGAAGCTCCCGGCCGACATCGGCCGGCTCGGGGGCAACCTGACTTACCTCGCCTTGGACCACAACAGCTTCACCGGCACGATACCGGCGGCGGTGTCCAAGCTCAAGAACCTGACGTACCTCGCTCTCAACGAGAACCAGCTCACCGGCACgatcccgccggagctcggtGACCTGATTAGCCTCGAGGCGCTCAAGCTCGAGAGCAATCCGTTCGATGCCGGCATGCTGCCGGAGTCGTTCAAAAGCTTGACGAAGCTAACCACTGTCTGGCTGGCGAATTGCAGCCTCGGTGGTGAATTCCCGAATTACGTCACGCAGATGCCGGGGATGCAGTGGCTCGACCTGTCGACGAACAGATTCACCGGAAACATACCACCCGGGATTTGGAACCTCCAAAAGCTGCAGTACTTGTATCTTTTCGccaacaacctcaccggcgacATTGGCATCAATGGCAAGATCGGGGCAACAGAATTGGTAGAGGTCGACCTGTCCATGAACCAGCTGAGTGGAACCATCTCGGAAAGCTTTGGAAGCTTGCTGAAACTGAGATACTTGAACTTGCACCAGAACAATCTCACCGGCGAGATACCGGCGAGTATTGCCCGGCTACCGTCCTTGGAGTTCTTGTGGCTGTGGGACAACAGCCTCAGTGGAGAGCTCCCGGCGGAGCTCGGAAAGCAGACGCCGTTGCTGAGAGACATCCAGATCGACAGCAACAACTTTGTCGGGCCAATTCCGGAAGGAATCTGCAGCAACAAACGGTTGTTGGTGCTCACCGCCTCCGATAACCAGCTTAACGGCTTAATCCCGTCCAGTCTTGCCAGCTGCCCCACTCTCATATGGCTTCAGCTCCAAGATAACGAGTTGTCCGGTGAGGTGCCGGCCGCACTGTGGACGGTGCCCAAGCTTTTGACCCTGTTCTTGCAGAACAATGGACAGCTGAGCGGAACCCTGCCGGAGAACCTGTACTGGAACATATCGAGGCTTTCGATAGACAACAACCGGTTCACTGGACGGattccggcgacggcggctaaGCTCCAAAAGTTTCATGCCAGCAACAATCTCTTCTCCGGTGACATACCAGCGGGGTTTGCTGCTGGGATGCCACTGCTGCAGGAGCTGGACCTGTCGGCGAACCAGCTCTCTGGGGCAATCCCAGAGAGCATGGCGTTGCTCTGTGCCGTGTCGCAGATGAACTTGAGCCATAACCAGCTCACCGGCGAGATTCCGGCCGGGTTGGGCTCCATACCGGTGCTCAACCTGCTGGACCTTTCGTCGAACCAGCTTTCCGGTGCCATACCGGTGTCGCTGGCATCGCTGAGGTCCAGCCAGCTTAACCTGTCGTCCAACCAGCTCAGCGGCGAGGTCCCGGCGGCGCTGGCAAACCCCGCCAACGACCAGAGCTTCTTGGGCAACCCGGGTctctgcgccgccgcgtcgttggTCGGGAGCCTCAAGGGCGTGCGCTCGTGCGGGGCCCAGCCAACCGACCATGTCTCGCCGAGCCTCCGTGcgggcctcctcgccgcgggAGTGGCGCTCGTCGCCCTCATCGCGGCGCTCGCCGTCTTCGTCGTCTGCGACATCAGGAGGCGGAAGCGGCGGCTCGCGCAGGCCGAAGAGCCCTGGAAGCTCACCCCGTTCCAGCCCCTGGACTTCGGCGAGGCCGCCGTGGCGCGCGGGCTCGCCGACGAgaacctcatcggcaagggcgGCTCGGGCCGCGTGTACCGCGTCGCGTACACCagccggagcagcggcggcgcggggggcaCTGTGGCCGTGAAGCGCATCTGGACCGGCGGGAAGGTGGACAAGGGCCAGGAGCGCGCGTTCGCGGCGGAGGTGGACGTCCTCGGCCACATCCGCCACAGCAACATCGTGAAGCTCCTCTGCTGCCTTTCCCGCGCGGAGACAAAGCTCCTCGTCTACGAGTTCATGGAGAACGGCAGCCTGGACAAGTGGCTGCACGGCCAGAAATGGATGGCCGGGAGCGCGATAGCGAGGGCCCCGTCGGTCCGGCAAGCGCCACTGGACTGGCCGACGAGGGTCAGGGTGGCCGTCGGTGCCGCGCGCGGGCTGTGCTACATGCACCACGAGTGCTCGCCGCCGATCGTGCACCGAGACGTCAAGTCCAGCAACATCTTGCTCGACTCGGACCTCAACGccaaggtcgccgacttcggccTCGCGAGGATACTGGTCGAGACCGGCAAGGCCGACACggtgtccgccgtcgccggatcGTTCGGTTACATGGCTCCCGGTACGTGTCTGTCTCGTGATCGTCTCGCTGATCCTGAATGCCAATTTCTTTCTAGTGGCAGGCACGTCAACTTATTTTTGTCACGCTCGTTCGTGCAGAGTGCGCGTACTCGAGGAAGGTGAACGAGAAGgtcgacgtgtacagcttcggggtGGTTCTGCTTGAGCTGACCACAGGCAGGGAGGccaacgacggcggcgagcacgggtCCCTGGCCGACTGGGCGTGGCGGCACCTGCAGTCCGGCAGAAGAATCGCCGACGCCGCGGACAAGTGCATTAGGGACGCCGGGTACGGTGACGACGTCGAGGCCGTCTTCAAGCTCGGGATCATATGCACCGGCCGCCAGCCGTCGACGCGGCCGACGATGAAGGACGTGCTGCAGATACTGCAGCGGTGCGAGCAGGCGCACCAGAGAGCCGCGGACGAGAAGGTCGCCGCCGACTACGACGCCGCCCCGCTCCTGCAGGTGCAGGTGCGAGGAGGCAGCCGACGGAAACAGCTCTCCGATGCCAGAGTGATGGACGATGGCAGCGAGGGTGGTTTCGACTGCAACGTCTGAAGAAAAGCAGAATGAGCAGATGGCTGTAGGAACCCTGACCACCTCAGGTTAGGATCTAGGACGGGTACACTAGCAGCCTTGTGTGCAGTCTTAGGAGAGCAGACCAAAGGATAGGCACAGCTCACCACAAGCCAAGTAGCCAACAACACTGATGGACAATGCCACAGTGGCAGTGCCCTCCTATAGGTGCCAGTAGCTATGTAACTGCAAAGTATAATATTGAAGCCATGAAACTATGCACTATAACTGCAAAATATACAACTCAGTCATATATTTGAGGAAGCAGTGAAGAGAACACATGGTTAAATTCGTTCGTGTCCTCCTCTTTTATTGCCAACACAAAACGGTTAAAAAATTTGATTGGTTTACAACACCATACAAGGGGAAAGAATGGGCAGAACACGAATGGCATTGTCCAACCTCCATTTCCATGCTCCTGCCGTCCAAACATTTATGCCATTAGAGAACCTCCAAACTCACTCTATACTAGCTATATCCCACTGCAGAGAACTTGAGTGCGTCCGCAGGATATCCAAGAAAGGAAGCCGAAAATTTCCCCGAGGAGAGCCCGGAATATTAGGAATGtttgaagggaaaaaaagaaaaatgagaagcTACACTCAAAGTTTGATCCACGCTTGATTTCAAGACTAATCGGCCTCAGCATACTGGGAGTGTGAGGCTGCAAGAAGAGCAGCTCCAATGCCAGAGCCATCGTTGGCCAGCTTGGCAACCACGGAGGAGGAGGCCTCTTCACCGAGCAAGTCTGTAAGAGTTGTTTCTACGCAGCTGCTGAACTTCTTGTAATGTTCATAGAGCCCACCATCCAAAGCAATGACGGTCCTTGGCATTTTACTGCCATTGCTTGGTACTTTGTCCCGGCCTATCTTCTTCAGGATGCTGTATATACCAGCGGCGGCTAACCGTGCCCCACGCTCTGCAACAAGGTCGCAGATGTGTCGAGTAATGTATCTTACTTCCAGGGAAGTATCCGCGACCTAAACATGAGATAAAATATTTCATAAGTGATCAATAGTCACTGAATCTTTGTGAACCAAATTGGCACAAACAAGCCATACCCCCACAATATCCTTCAGCTTAGCTCCCAGAATTTTGAGGTCATGTGAGGAGTCATGATGCATGGCTGACATATCTGGTGTCCTGTGATACCAAAATTAATGTGTTCATAAAACTCGTTCTCTACAAGCATAAAATTCAGAAGTCTAATGTACTAAGCATAAAGTAGAACAGAAGAAATGTCACAAATACTATATTACTATTGGCACGGGGACTTCTACTTCATCATATTGCGAATATGCTATAAAGCCCAATCTATTTATCTAACAATCTTAGGAGTCATTCAAGGTGAATTTTTTATTTGACTCCAGACAAATAATTTATTAGCCTTGAAATAACAAAGCTATCCATGAAGCAAGGTGTATCTAGCCACACAATTTCTCATGCCATCC
This sequence is a window from Setaria italica strain Yugu1 chromosome III, Setaria_italica_v2.0, whole genome shotgun sequence. Protein-coding genes within it:
- the LOC101765233 gene encoding receptor-like protein kinase HSL1, translating into MARSSPPGHAWHRVLPLACACLALLACLLPRHAAAQQADDGGEARLLLRIKSAWGDPAALASWTAAAGASPHCNWTYVSCDASGRVASLALPNVTLSGAVPDDIGGLTALTALDLSNTSVGGGFPAFLYNCTGIARIDLSNNRLAGKLPADIGRLGGNLTYLALDHNSFTGTIPAAVSKLKNLTYLALNENQLTGTIPPELGDLISLEALKLESNPFDAGMLPESFKSLTKLTTVWLANCSLGGEFPNYVTQMPGMQWLDLSTNRFTGNIPPGIWNLQKLQYLYLFANNLTGDIGINGKIGATELVEVDLSMNQLSGTISESFGSLLKLRYLNLHQNNLTGEIPASIARLPSLEFLWLWDNSLSGELPAELGKQTPLLRDIQIDSNNFVGPIPEGICSNKRLLVLTASDNQLNGLIPSSLASCPTLIWLQLQDNELSGEVPAALWTVPKLLTLFLQNNGQLSGTLPENLYWNISRLSIDNNRFTGRIPATAAKLQKFHASNNLFSGDIPAGFAAGMPLLQELDLSANQLSGAIPESMALLCAVSQMNLSHNQLTGEIPAGLGSIPVLNLLDLSSNQLSGAIPVSLASLRSSQLNLSSNQLSGEVPAALANPANDQSFLGNPGLCAAASLVGSLKGVRSCGAQPTDHVSPSLRAGLLAAGVALVALIAALAVFVVCDIRRRKRRLAQAEEPWKLTPFQPLDFGEAAVARGLADENLIGKGGSGRVYRVAYTSRSSGGAGGTVAVKRIWTGGKVDKGQERAFAAEVDVLGHIRHSNIVKLLCCLSRAETKLLVYEFMENGSLDKWLHGQKWMAGSAIARAPSVRQAPLDWPTRVRVAVGAARGLCYMHHECSPPIVHRDVKSSNILLDSDLNAKVADFGLARILVETGKADTVSAVAGSFGYMAPECAYSRKVNEKVDVYSFGVVLLELTTGREANDGGEHGSLADWAWRHLQSGRRIADAADKCIRDAGYGDDVEAVFKLGIICTGRQPSTRPTMKDVLQILQRCEQAHQRAADEKVAADYDAAPLLQVQVRGGSRRKQLSDARVMDDGSEGGFDCNV